A genomic stretch from Acidobacteriota bacterium includes:
- a CDS encoding DUF6786 family protein — protein MRFDIGAALVLIAVAAACAKSARAPEGVLFRDDLAFLQAHTKVVVLGAGGPAQVAVNPDLQGRVMTSTATGPGGLSFGWIGREAIASGVNNPHMNSFGGEDRFWLGPEGGQFSIFFKKGDPFDLDHWRTPPAVNEGAFDVVSQAADRIRLRKVAHLVNYSGAEFDLEVGREIRLLGAAEIGALGVPLPAGVSMVAYASDNAVTNIGVNVWTRNAGLLSIWILGMFNPSPATTIVIPFKTGPAAELGPAVNDAYFGKVPADRLAVDEAKGVLFFSGDGKHRSKIGLSPARVKPFAASYDAANGVLTLVHLTLPGGAADYVNSMWEIQDKPFAGDAVNSYNDGPASPGAKPLGPFFELETSSPAAALAPGETLSHVHTTMHFAGPRKALDKIARKVLGVGLDEIERALPR, from the coding sequence ATGAGATTCGACATAGGCGCGGCGCTCGTCCTCATCGCCGTCGCGGCGGCCTGCGCGAAGTCAGCCAGGGCGCCCGAGGGCGTCCTGTTCCGCGACGACCTGGCCTTTCTGCAGGCCCACACCAAGGTCGTCGTGCTCGGCGCCGGCGGGCCGGCCCAGGTGGCCGTCAACCCCGACCTCCAGGGACGGGTCATGACCAGCACGGCGACCGGCCCCGGCGGCCTGAGCTTCGGCTGGATCGGCCGGGAGGCCATCGCCTCGGGCGTCAACAACCCGCACATGAACTCCTTCGGGGGAGAGGACCGTTTCTGGCTCGGCCCCGAGGGCGGCCAGTTCTCGATCTTCTTCAAGAAGGGCGATCCCTTCGACCTCGACCACTGGCGGACGCCGCCGGCCGTAAACGAGGGCGCCTTCGACGTCGTGTCGCAGGCCGCGGACCGCATCCGCCTCCGCAAGGTCGCCCACCTGGTGAACTATTCGGGCGCCGAGTTCGACCTCGAGGTCGGCCGGGAGATCCGCCTGCTCGGGGCGGCCGAGATCGGGGCGCTCGGCGTTCCGCTGCCGGCAGGCGTTTCCATGGTCGCCTACGCCTCCGACAACGCCGTCACCAACATCGGCGTGAACGTCTGGACCAGGAACGCCGGCCTGCTCTCGATCTGGATCCTGGGCATGTTCAACCCCTCGCCGGCGACGACCATCGTCATCCCGTTCAAGACGGGGCCGGCCGCCGAGCTCGGCCCGGCCGTGAACGACGCCTATTTCGGCAAGGTCCCGGCCGACCGCCTCGCCGTCGACGAGGCGAAAGGCGTCCTGTTCTTCTCCGGCGACGGCAAGCATCGGAGCAAGATCGGCCTGTCCCCCGCCCGGGTCAAGCCCTTCGCGGCGAGCTACGACGCGGCCAACGGGGTCCTGACCCTGGTCCATCTGACCCTGCCCGGGGGGGCGGCCGATTATGTCAACTCCATGTGGGAGATCCAGGATAAGCCGTTCGCCGGCGACGCCGTCAACAGCTACAACGACGGCCCGGCCTCGCCGGGGGCCAAGCCCCTCGGTCCGTTCTTCGAGCTCGAGACCTCGTCCCCGGCCGCGGCCCTCGCGCCGGGCGAGACCCTGTCGCACGTCCATACGACCATGCACTTCGCCGGGCCGAGGAAGGCCCTCGACAAGATCGCCCGGAAGGTCCTCGGCGTCGGTCTCGACGAGATCGAGAGGGCGCTCCCCAGGTGA
- a CDS encoding TonB-dependent receptor, which produces MKLLRSIGLLAFAALLLAGVLSAQVPTAGRIIGTVIDDQGAPLPGVSVEAKSPRLVGTAATVTDANGVYRLLALPPGTFKITYSLQGFAAVVRDDIVLGVEQALVVDISMKPSTVEEEVVVVGQAPLIDVKNSARGQVLTADTFNALPKGRSFDSLVTILPGVQSENDLLAGISVDGASGAENVFFVDGTDTSDLLGGTRKQNVVFDFADEVQFKASGYNAEYGGSVGGVVNVITRSGGNAYHGELIGYYTGTGLEGARRARLSLDLSDGTQARYYPYAEYVGKDKESSFEGGFLLGGYIVKDRLWFFGALTPSLFRRDRDMDMSIQSVPTVNSYRRTETTWNASFKLSAQPLKNLRAGASVVLNLFKYKGGSDPMTYPADQTYAATSNASGDYNNLGFSYPNYSMTAYADLTLSNNALLSVRGGYFYNNQNHRIASLPTTPYYAFRLEQPGSYAYVSNDMFPEIPADLVHPAGWQNFPRANVMGLEQRMDSRLSANADFTYYLNAAGEHALKAGLQFMRRTQNVNDGAQQPIVFLGWDLDLVAYSVNYGRGDYGYYAIRGAGEAGPYGEGYKVNMNSWSLYLQDSWTIAGRLTLNLGLRAEAEYLPSYTTDPAFAGIKKPVNFSFADKLAPRFGFSYDVFGDSSFKIYGSFGIFQDVMKLNMGANGLGGLKWKSAYYTLDDWDYTKIGVDGYFPGTLLTVIDFRPPLFDVIDPDMKPFTQREISLGFEKKLAEDASLSLRLVNKKVLWAIEDIGVPIEAYYYTNPGSQYIKNVFAECRESGLLLPGTPDCPKAKRDYYAMNLSLEKRFSDNWQGGISYTLSRLEGNYSGLASSDEDGRNSPNGERFFDMWHLSFDKELNPIDGPLPTDRTHSIKAYGSYALPFGLTVGLVANAYSGTPVTEEWNVDSAGYYPYNRGSMGRTPFIFLANAYVEYRVKLGGRKALSFNLNVDNLFNSRTATRIYSIKYRYNISPGDAALISTNWEPSPDEVVDPRFGMPYSFLAPISGRVGMRFSF; this is translated from the coding sequence ATGAAATTGCTCAGATCGATCGGCTTGCTCGCCTTCGCCGCGCTTCTCCTGGCCGGGGTCCTCTCCGCTCAGGTTCCCACGGCCGGCAGGATCATAGGCACGGTCATCGACGACCAGGGGGCGCCCCTCCCCGGCGTGTCCGTCGAGGCGAAGAGCCCGCGGCTCGTCGGGACGGCGGCCACGGTCACGGACGCGAACGGCGTCTACCGCCTCCTGGCCCTTCCGCCCGGCACGTTCAAGATCACCTATAGCCTCCAGGGCTTTGCCGCGGTCGTCCGCGACGACATCGTCCTCGGCGTCGAACAGGCCCTGGTCGTCGACATCTCGATGAAGCCCAGCACCGTTGAGGAGGAGGTCGTGGTCGTCGGCCAGGCCCCGCTCATCGATGTCAAGAACAGCGCCCGGGGCCAGGTCCTCACCGCCGACACCTTCAACGCCCTGCCCAAGGGCCGGAGCTTCGATTCGCTGGTGACCATCCTGCCCGGCGTCCAGAGCGAGAACGATCTTCTCGCCGGCATCTCGGTCGACGGCGCCTCGGGGGCGGAGAACGTTTTTTTCGTCGATGGGACGGACACCTCCGACCTGCTGGGCGGGACGCGCAAGCAGAACGTGGTCTTCGATTTCGCCGACGAGGTCCAGTTCAAGGCCTCCGGCTATAACGCCGAGTACGGCGGATCCGTCGGCGGCGTCGTCAACGTCATCACCCGCTCGGGCGGCAACGCCTATCACGGCGAGCTCATCGGCTACTATACCGGCACGGGGCTCGAGGGCGCGCGGCGAGCCCGGCTGTCCCTGGACCTGAGCGACGGCACGCAGGCCCGCTACTACCCCTATGCGGAATATGTCGGCAAGGACAAGGAGAGCTCCTTCGAGGGCGGGTTCCTGCTGGGAGGCTATATCGTCAAGGACCGGCTCTGGTTCTTCGGGGCCCTGACGCCGAGCCTGTTCCGCCGGGACCGCGACATGGACATGTCCATCCAGAGCGTCCCGACCGTCAATTCCTACAGGCGGACCGAAACGACCTGGAACGCTTCGTTCAAGCTCTCGGCCCAGCCGCTCAAGAACCTCCGGGCCGGGGCCAGCGTCGTCCTGAACCTCTTCAAGTACAAGGGCGGCAGCGACCCCATGACCTATCCGGCTGACCAGACCTACGCCGCCACGTCCAACGCCTCCGGCGACTACAATAACCTCGGCTTCTCCTACCCGAACTATTCGATGACCGCCTATGCGGACCTGACCCTCAGCAACAACGCCCTGTTGAGCGTCCGCGGCGGCTATTTCTACAACAACCAGAATCACCGGATCGCGTCGCTGCCGACGACCCCGTATTACGCGTTCCGCCTGGAACAGCCCGGCAGCTATGCCTACGTCTCGAACGACATGTTCCCCGAGATCCCGGCCGACCTCGTTCACCCTGCCGGATGGCAGAATTTCCCCAGGGCCAACGTCATGGGGCTGGAGCAGCGGATGGACAGCCGGCTGAGCGCCAACGCCGACTTCACCTACTACCTCAACGCCGCCGGCGAGCACGCCCTCAAGGCGGGCCTCCAGTTCATGCGCCGGACCCAGAACGTCAACGATGGGGCCCAGCAGCCCATCGTTTTCCTGGGCTGGGACCTGGACCTTGTCGCCTACAGCGTCAACTACGGCCGCGGCGATTACGGCTACTACGCCATTCGCGGCGCCGGCGAGGCCGGCCCCTACGGCGAGGGCTACAAGGTCAACATGAACAGCTGGTCCCTCTATCTCCAGGACAGCTGGACGATCGCCGGGCGGCTGACGCTCAACCTCGGCCTCCGCGCCGAGGCGGAGTACCTGCCCAGCTACACGACCGACCCGGCCTTCGCCGGCATCAAGAAGCCGGTCAATTTTTCCTTCGCCGACAAGCTCGCGCCGCGGTTCGGCTTTTCCTACGACGTCTTCGGCGACTCGAGCTTCAAGATCTACGGCAGCTTCGGCATCTTCCAGGACGTCATGAAGCTCAACATGGGCGCCAACGGCCTGGGCGGCCTGAAGTGGAAGAGCGCCTATTACACCCTCGACGACTGGGACTACACCAAGATCGGCGTCGACGGGTACTTCCCCGGCACGCTCCTGACCGTCATCGACTTCCGCCCGCCTCTCTTCGACGTCATCGACCCCGACATGAAGCCGTTCACCCAGCGCGAGATCTCCCTCGGCTTCGAGAAGAAGCTGGCCGAGGACGCGTCCCTGTCGCTGCGCCTCGTCAACAAGAAGGTCCTTTGGGCCATCGAGGACATCGGCGTGCCCATCGAAGCGTACTACTACACCAACCCCGGCAGCCAGTATATCAAGAACGTCTTCGCTGAGTGCAGGGAGAGCGGCCTGCTCCTGCCCGGGACGCCCGACTGTCCCAAGGCCAAGCGCGACTACTACGCCATGAACCTGTCCCTGGAGAAGCGCTTCAGCGACAACTGGCAGGGCGGCATCTCCTACACCCTCAGCCGGCTGGAAGGCAACTACAGCGGCCTGGCCTCGTCCGACGAGGACGGCCGCAACTCCCCGAACGGCGAGCGGTTCTTCGACATGTGGCACCTGTCGTTCGACAAGGAGCTCAATCCCATCGACGGGCCTTTGCCGACGGACCGGACCCATTCCATCAAGGCCTACGGCAGCTACGCCCTGCCCTTCGGCCTGACCGTGGGCCTAGTCGCCAACGCCTACAGCGGCACCCCGGTCACCGAGGAGTGGAACGTCGATTCGGCCGGCTACTACCCCTACAACAGGGGCAGCATGGGCCGCACCCCGTTCATCTTCCTGGCCAACGCCTATGTCGAGTACCGGGTCAAGCTCGGCGGCCGTAAGGCCCTCAGCTTCAATCTCAACGTCGACAACCTGTTCAACTCCCGGACGGCGACGCGGATCTACTCGATAAAGTACCGCTACAACATCTCCCCCGGCGACGCGGCGCTCATTTCGACCAACTGGGAGCCGTCCCCGGACGAGGTCGTCGATCCGCGGTTCGGCATGCCCTACAGCTTCCTGGCTCCTATTTCCGGGCGCGTCGGAATGCGCTTCTCGTTCTAG